One stretch of Bacteroidota bacterium DNA includes these proteins:
- a CDS encoding NADH-quinone oxidoreductase subunit H, whose amino-acid sequence MDILLNFQGLFPFLFIVGISPLLVGLINKQKALLTGRIGAPVYQPYFDLLRLSRKETIYATTASFISRLAPVVSFSAILISSLMLPIGYVRPLLSFNGDIIVFAYLLGLARFFQILGAMDIGSSFEGMGAAREATFAVFAEPIYFFTLGSLAFITGYTSIYDIYHSIHLDNPTSIVFIIVSSISAFFLMVTECSRMPIDDPTTHLELTMIHEVMILDNSGIDLFLYQYSSYIKIMVYAVYEASFFNPFSMQNHWLGFSVFLIVLVLLSSLIAWVETMIARFKMKSIPQYLLFATAIGILNLLIYTFVRQ is encoded by the coding sequence ATGGACATACTTTTAAATTTCCAGGGACTCTTCCCCTTCTTGTTTATTGTCGGAATATCGCCATTGCTTGTTGGATTAATCAACAAGCAAAAAGCGTTACTCACCGGAAGAATCGGCGCACCAGTGTACCAGCCGTATTTTGATCTGCTCCGACTCAGTCGGAAAGAAACGATCTATGCAACTACTGCATCTTTTATTAGCCGCCTAGCACCGGTCGTTTCGTTTTCCGCGATTTTAATTTCCAGTCTCATGCTGCCGATAGGCTACGTCCGTCCGTTGTTAAGCTTCAACGGAGATATCATCGTCTTTGCATATTTGTTAGGTCTGGCGCGGTTTTTTCAGATTCTTGGAGCAATGGATATTGGAAGTTCTTTCGAAGGAATGGGTGCGGCACGGGAAGCAACATTCGCCGTCTTTGCCGAACCGATCTACTTCTTTACTTTAGGAAGTTTGGCGTTTATTACCGGTTACACTTCTATTTATGATATTTACCATTCCATTCATTTGGACAATCCGACTTCCATTGTCTTCATTATCGTCAGTTCGATTTCAGCATTTTTCCTAATGGTGACGGAATGTTCTCGAATGCCGATTGACGATCCGACGACACATTTGGAATTAACGATGATTCACGAAGTGATGATCCTTGATAATTCCGGAATTGATCTTTTCCTGTATCAATATTCCAGTTACATCAAAATTATGGTGTATGCGGTGTACGAAGCATCGTTTTTTAATCCATTCAGTATGCAGAATCATTGGCTAGGATTTTCTGTATTCTTGATAGTGTTAGTGTTACTTTCATCGCTCATTGCATGGGTGGAGACAATGATTGCGCGGTTCAAAATGAAAAGCATTCCGCAATATCTATTATTTGCAACTGCCATTGGTATTTTAAATTTGCTCATTTATACGTTTGTTCGTCAATAG
- a CDS encoding proton-conducting transporter membrane subunit, translated as MDILFFIGCSLFIAAPMIAMIVRPLKRALLLVVVLLVVGLLFNLSFSLIQISALPTIFPLFTILPNVDSFFRVDGLALFFLLVITTVAIPTVISTYTYLQPFLFKNISVRAFLIFFSLLLLSTQLLVLANHAIAFLIFWELMTLMAYLGMLLNKEEINVQKGSFIYFVTTHAATFSLYIFFFILHQHAESWLFSDFHFTSDNGLLFYVACFFGFIGFAIKAGFMPFHFWLPWAHPIAPTVLSAFFSSILIKTGIYGIFRMIEFCSPLPAWMGIVMLVISLFSAIFGVWYALVQHDIKKLLAYHSIENIGIIGIGIGLGMLGISFSIQSLIWLGFGGALFHTFNHAIFKSLLFIGSGIIYHNFHTRDIEKLGGIVHKAPLFVALFLIGSIAISGIPPLNGFMSEFLIYKGFFESASALGNYFPLLMLLMSVGLAFVGGLALACFTKINSVMFLGTTRKGDHTFFVSVSDYVALGMLAGVCIVFGVYPQSILGIISSVISYNRWGILIQPYAMFAQWDVMTLVFASVLFTIAAVFVWKKTSTKFRISPAWACGYPNQIPRMQYTASSYADEINNIASTLLHREKHVTLPTTIFPAASRFHSHAEDFSDVQFVKPFYAYILKKISSVEFLSHTDIRFYILFMLMVVLLYGGIAIVWTYF; from the coding sequence GTGGATATTCTATTTTTTATAGGATGCAGTCTGTTTATTGCGGCTCCGATGATAGCGATGATTGTGCGGCCATTAAAACGGGCTTTATTGCTCGTCGTCGTTTTATTGGTAGTGGGATTATTGTTTAATCTCAGTTTTTCTCTTATTCAAATTTCTGCACTGCCAACAATCTTCCCTCTTTTTACGATACTACCCAATGTGGATTCATTTTTCCGTGTCGATGGCCTTGCTCTCTTTTTTTTACTTGTAATCACAACAGTCGCAATACCTACAGTGATATCAACATATACTTATCTTCAACCTTTTCTTTTCAAGAATATTTCTGTAAGAGCATTCCTTATCTTCTTTTCGTTATTGCTGCTATCTACACAGTTATTAGTCTTGGCTAATCATGCAATCGCCTTTCTCATTTTTTGGGAATTGATGACACTGATGGCATATCTTGGAATGTTGTTGAATAAAGAAGAGATTAATGTTCAAAAAGGGAGCTTTATCTATTTTGTTACAACGCATGCCGCAACTTTTTCCTTGTATATTTTTTTCTTCATTCTCCATCAACACGCAGAAAGTTGGTTGTTCAGTGATTTTCATTTTACTTCCGATAACGGATTGCTCTTTTATGTTGCCTGTTTTTTTGGCTTTATAGGTTTTGCGATAAAAGCGGGGTTTATGCCGTTTCATTTCTGGTTGCCGTGGGCACATCCTATAGCTCCGACAGTGTTGAGTGCATTTTTCTCAAGTATTTTGATTAAGACAGGTATTTACGGAATCTTTCGCATGATAGAATTTTGTTCCCCGCTTCCCGCATGGATGGGAATCGTGATGCTGGTTATCAGTCTCTTCAGTGCGATTTTTGGTGTCTGGTACGCACTTGTTCAACACGACATAAAAAAATTATTGGCGTATCATTCTATCGAGAACATCGGCATCATTGGTATTGGTATCGGCCTGGGAATGCTTGGTATTTCTTTTTCTATTCAATCGCTAATATGGTTAGGTTTTGGAGGAGCGTTATTCCATACCTTTAATCACGCCATCTTCAAAAGTCTCTTATTCATCGGATCCGGAATTATCTATCACAACTTTCACACACGGGATATTGAAAAACTGGGTGGCATAGTTCATAAGGCACCATTGTTTGTTGCTCTTTTCCTGATTGGTTCCATTGCCATCAGTGGAATTCCTCCGCTGAATGGGTTCATGTCCGAATTTCTGATTTATAAAGGATTTTTTGAATCGGCATCTGCACTTGGAAATTATTTCCCTCTCTTGATGCTGTTGATGTCGGTTGGACTGGCTTTTGTCGGCGGATTGGCATTGGCTTGTTTTACAAAAATTAACAGTGTCATGTTCTTGGGAACGACACGAAAAGGAGATCATACCTTTTTCGTTTCTGTGTCAGATTACGTTGCATTAGGTATGTTGGCTGGTGTATGCATTGTATTCGGTGTGTATCCTCAATCAATTTTGGGAATAATTTCTTCTGTCATCTCCTATAACCGTTGGGGAATTCTTATTCAACCGTATGCAATGTTCGCTCAGTGGGATGTGATGACATTGGTATTTGCCAGTGTATTATTTACCATTGCGGCTGTGTTCGTCTGGAAAAAAACCAGTACAAAATTTCGCATCTCTCCTGCCTGGGCGTGCGGATATCCAAATCAAATTCCGAGAATGCAGTATACTGCTTCATCCTATGCCGATGAAATAAATAATATTGCATCAACGTTACTCCATCGAGAAAAGCATGTTACGTTGCCTACTACCATATTTCCGGCGGCATCGCGTTTTCATTCTCATGCAGAAGATTTTTCAGATGTACAGTTCGTAAAGCCGTTCTATGCCTATATTCTTAAGAAAATCAGTTCGGTGGAATTTTTAAGTCACACCGATATTCGTTTTTATATTTTATTTATGCTTATGGTCGTACTGCTGTACGGCGGGATAGCAATCGTATGGACATACTTTTAA
- a CDS encoding proton-conducting transporter membrane subunit has product MRPIQRALTFYVLIVVVGLSLNLSFSLSAILLLPSVTPIFSMFSNEQSAFHADGLALFFLLVITTAAIPSVIAAHSYLQYYFHKQASVRAFLVSFSLLFLSTQLLILSNHAVLFLIFWELMTLMAYLGMLLDKEKEEVQKGSIIYFVTTHIATFFLYIFFFMLHTQSGSWLFSDFHVSINSGLLFYAICFFGFLGFSIKAGFMPLHFWLPMAHPIAPTMLSAFLSGVILKTGIYGIFRLIEFCSPLPAWMGIVILAFSIFSAVFGIWNAIAQKDIKRMLAYSSIENIGIIGIGIGLGVLGVAYSIQSLVWLGFGGALFHTFNHAIFKSLLFLGSGVIYQNFHSRNIDDMGGIVHRAPWFVALFLIGSVAISGIPPLNGFMSEFLIYKGFFESASILGKYFPLFMLLMSVGLAFVGGLALAGFTKINGVMFLGSIRTDHRTFIVKKTDYFALGFLASICILFGVYPQIILGIISSVITFNHWGVAIQPYTMFAQWSVLSNVFLSVLLTIGFIIVWKTLNKQYRTSPAWGCGYALQTPRMQYSGTSYSDEMVSIAHKILDVKKETRLPLTMFPRQSVFKTNVRDFVLSNILTPVFAALLWTTDRFKWIQSGNVQVYISFSIAVLLFYLLLAIFI; this is encoded by the coding sequence GTGCGTCCAATACAAAGGGCTTTGACCTTTTATGTCCTGATTGTCGTTGTAGGATTATCCCTTAATCTCAGTTTTTCATTATCGGCAATTTTGTTATTACCAAGTGTTACACCAATATTTTCCATGTTCTCAAACGAACAATCTGCTTTTCATGCCGATGGACTTGCTCTATTCTTTCTTCTGGTGATTACAACTGCAGCAATACCATCAGTGATTGCCGCTCATTCTTACCTGCAATATTATTTTCATAAGCAAGCATCTGTTCGAGCATTTCTTGTCTCGTTTTCTCTTCTTTTTCTTTCGACACAATTATTGATTCTCTCTAATCATGCTGTTCTCTTTCTCATTTTTTGGGAATTGATGACACTGATGGCATATCTTGGAATGCTATTGGATAAAGAGAAAGAGGAAGTGCAAAAAGGAAGCATTATTTACTTTGTCACAACTCATATTGCAACATTCTTCTTGTATATTTTTTTCTTTATGCTTCATACACAATCTGGCAGTTGGTTGTTTAGTGATTTTCATGTGTCGATTAATTCCGGATTACTTTTCTATGCGATTTGTTTTTTTGGTTTTTTAGGATTTAGTATTAAAGCAGGATTTATGCCGCTGCATTTCTGGTTACCAATGGCACATCCTATTGCACCAACTATGTTGAGTGCATTCCTTTCCGGTGTTATCCTTAAAACCGGAATCTATGGAATTTTTCGACTTATAGAATTTTGTTCTCCTTTGCCGGCATGGATGGGAATAGTGATATTAGCTTTTAGCATTTTTAGTGCCGTCTTCGGCATTTGGAATGCCATAGCGCAAAAAGATATTAAGCGCATGCTCGCCTATTCATCTATAGAAAATATTGGCATCATCGGCATCGGCATTGGGCTTGGTGTACTTGGCGTTGCATATTCCATTCAATCATTAGTCTGGCTTGGTTTCGGTGGAGCGCTCTTCCATACGTTTAATCACGCCATCTTCAAAAGTTTGTTGTTTCTCGGTTCAGGGGTGATCTATCAGAATTTCCATTCGCGAAATATTGATGATATGGGAGGAATTGTTCACCGTGCACCGTGGTTTGTTGCGCTCTTCCTTATCGGGTCAGTCGCAATCAGCGGTATTCCACCCCTCAATGGTTTTATGTCCGAGTTTCTGATTTATAAGGGATTTTTTGAATCGGCATCAATTCTTGGGAAATATTTCCCTCTCTTTATGCTGCTGATGTCTGTTGGCCTGGCGTTTGTTGGCGGATTGGCATTAGCCGGTTTTACAAAAATTAATGGAGTAATGTTTTTGGGATCAATTCGCACAGACCATCGCACATTTATTGTAAAGAAGACAGATTATTTTGCATTAGGATTTCTTGCATCGATTTGCATACTCTTTGGTGTTTATCCACAGATAATTCTCGGAATCATTTCTTCGGTAATTACTTTTAACCATTGGGGAGTTGCCATACAACCCTATACCATGTTTGCGCAATGGAGTGTATTGTCCAACGTATTTCTTAGTGTTCTCCTTACCATCGGATTTATTATCGTTTGGAAAACATTAAACAAACAGTATCGTACATCTCCGGCTTGGGGTTGCGGATATGCATTACAAACTCCCCGTATGCAATATTCCGGGACATCGTATTCCGATGAGATGGTAAGTATCGCACACAAAATATTAGATGTTAAGAAAGAAACGCGCTTACCCTTAACGATGTTTCCTCGACAAAGTGTTTTCAAAACAAATGTCAGGGATTTTGTTCTTTCAAACATTCTTACTCCGGTCTTTGCGGCTTTATTATGGACGACCGATCGTTTTAAGTGGATTCAATCCGGAAATGTTCAAGTGTATATTTCCTTTTCCATTGCTGTATTATTGTTTTATTTACTGCTTGCAATATTTATTTAA
- a CDS encoding proton-conducting transporter membrane subunit — protein MIVLFILDGFLLCLALVFLAIGRNPFFLNRIGHGLIAAAMLSGLLFAMHAFMYSPTLYVNLFTHSSLGAVSFHFDKLSLFFLCIILIGGIVTSISGIGYLSREEKHRSLKPTITATVLLFFSMQILIVADHAFLFLIAWEMMALSGYLGILLERERKDVQKGSLTFFIATHIGTLFLYLMFLLLHQQTGSWEFSIFAQHSFLPSVISSIFWLGFIGFGMKAGFMPLHFWKPEAYPVAPGHISAVLSAVMPKTGIYGLIRVIIWIQPTDYFLPSALFAISGGTAVIGIWNALTQKDLKRMLAYSSVENIGIIGMALAIMIFGIEYQKPLVTFLGLAGVLFQTVNHFVFKSLLFLSSGTIQHHFQHRNLEQMGGMMKSAPLFGCIVLIGSIAISGLPPFNGFASEFLIFSSFFEASHSLHGYFPFFMLIAAVTLAFVGGLAVLGFSKVFSMVFLGKSKTTIQQPIDISHYEAFSLYFLTLCIIVLGLFPQIIVSASAIVFKELFPAAPSMILRSSIETIQSVGIIALAIFVVIMVILFLKNKRIGQFSTRMSVPWGCGYALQTDRMQYSGTSFSDTIVNIAGKALTAEKEFVIPVRTFPEESFFHTDVKDFVLFKIIIPLNKRFDWFTDQFKWLQSSQIQVYVAFSIVVLVFYLYLAFRF, from the coding sequence ATGATCGTACTCTTTATTCTTGATGGTTTTTTATTGTGTCTGGCTCTCGTCTTCCTTGCTATCGGGCGAAACCCATTTTTCCTTAATCGCATAGGACATGGATTGATCGCTGCTGCAATGCTGAGCGGATTGCTTTTTGCAATGCATGCATTTATGTATTCACCAACGTTATATGTGAATCTCTTCACCCATTCAAGTCTCGGAGCAGTTTCATTTCATTTCGATAAACTTTCTCTCTTCTTTCTCTGCATCATTCTTATCGGAGGTATTGTCACTTCGATTTCGGGCATTGGATATCTTTCCCGTGAAGAAAAACATCGTTCGTTGAAACCGACTATTACTGCCACAGTATTATTATTTTTTTCTATGCAAATACTGATCGTGGCAGATCATGCGTTTTTATTTCTCATCGCTTGGGAAATGATGGCATTATCGGGATATTTGGGAATTCTCTTAGAACGTGAGCGTAAGGATGTCCAAAAAGGGAGTCTTACTTTTTTTATTGCCACACACATCGGAACACTATTTCTCTATCTCATGTTTTTGTTGTTGCATCAACAAACAGGCAGCTGGGAATTTTCAATTTTTGCACAACATTCGTTTCTTCCTTCTGTCATCTCCTCAATATTTTGGTTGGGATTTATCGGTTTTGGAATGAAAGCAGGATTCATGCCGCTGCATTTTTGGAAACCCGAAGCGTATCCTGTTGCTCCCGGCCATATTTCTGCAGTGCTATCTGCTGTGATGCCAAAAACGGGTATATACGGCTTGATTCGAGTCATTATTTGGATTCAACCGACAGATTATTTTCTCCCGTCCGCATTGTTTGCCATTTCCGGCGGAACTGCTGTTATCGGCATATGGAACGCTTTGACTCAAAAGGATCTGAAGCGAATGCTTGCGTATTCATCCGTTGAAAATATCGGTATTATTGGAATGGCCCTTGCGATTATGATTTTTGGAATAGAATATCAAAAACCGCTTGTGACGTTTCTTGGATTAGCCGGCGTACTTTTCCAAACAGTAAATCATTTTGTATTTAAGTCTCTGTTGTTTTTGAGTTCAGGAACAATTCAACATCATTTTCAACATCGTAATCTCGAACAGATGGGGGGAATGATGAAGTCTGCCCCGCTCTTCGGATGCATTGTGCTCATTGGATCGATCGCAATTTCAGGATTGCCGCCATTTAATGGGTTTGCATCAGAATTTTTAATCTTCAGCAGTTTTTTTGAAGCATCACATTCTTTGCACGGATATTTCCCATTCTTTATGCTGATTGCTGCAGTGACATTAGCATTTGTCGGCGGTTTGGCTGTTTTAGGATTTTCAAAAGTCTTTTCAATGGTGTTTCTCGGTAAATCGAAAACAACCATTCAACAGCCAATTGATATTTCACACTACGAAGCGTTTTCATTGTATTTCCTCACACTGTGTATTATCGTACTCGGGCTTTTTCCACAAATAATTGTATCCGCATCAGCGATAGTGTTTAAAGAATTATTCCCAGCGGCACCGTCAATGATTTTACGATCATCGATTGAAACAATACAGAGCGTCGGTATTATTGCTCTTGCAATTTTTGTGGTGATCATGGTGATTTTATTTCTCAAGAATAAACGGATCGGACAATTTTCGACTCGGATGTCAGTTCCGTGGGGATGCGGATATGCATTACAAACAGATCGAATGCAATATTCCGGCACTTCATTTTCTGATACAATCGTCAACATTGCCGGCAAAGCGTTGACAGCAGAAAAAGAATTCGTAATACCAGTGAGGACTTTTCCAGAAGAAAGTTTCTTCCATACAGACGTAAAAGATTTTGTTCTCTTCAAAATTATTATCCCATTGAATAAAAGGTTTGATTGGTTTACAGATCAGTTTAAATGGCTTCAATCGAGTCAAATTCAAGTGTATGTTGCCTTTTCCATTGTTGTGTTGGTGTTTTATTTATATTTAGCGTTTCGTTTTTAG
- a CDS encoding PTS sugar transporter subunit IIA yields MDLKIKDVAEFLVMSEKEIQKLVKTKEIPHQIIQDRVVFNKDKVIEWALGRNIPLNISGSSHFVEYQIKSLLPLLDEQSIFYQCNFTEELYIEQMTNLALFDASVDKDVVVQLLKSREQMMSTAIGNGISLPHPRIPLVVGRDKPLIHFFFPSRPLKLNSLDGKPVHTLILLISQTIKQHLSLLAHISYLLSQKEIQQALEVRLPYRELMSLIEKIEEQRKR; encoded by the coding sequence GTGGATCTAAAAATTAAAGATGTTGCTGAATTTTTGGTGATGTCTGAAAAAGAAATCCAAAAGTTAGTTAAGACAAAGGAAATACCACACCAAATTATTCAGGATCGGGTCGTCTTCAATAAAGACAAAGTCATCGAATGGGCGTTAGGCAGAAACATTCCATTGAATATCTCCGGCAGTTCACATTTTGTAGAATACCAGATTAAAAGCCTGCTTCCATTGCTTGATGAGCAATCTATTTTCTATCAATGTAATTTCACGGAAGAACTGTACATTGAACAAATGACAAACCTTGCCTTGTTTGATGCATCGGTGGATAAGGATGTTGTCGTTCAATTATTGAAAAGCCGTGAACAGATGATGTCCACAGCGATCGGGAACGGAATCAGTCTGCCACATCCAAGAATACCATTGGTGGTGGGACGGGATAAACCATTGATTCATTTTTTCTTCCCGTCTCGGCCACTTAAACTTAATTCTTTGGATGGGAAACCGGTTCATACATTGATTCTTCTCATTTCTCAGACGATTAAACAGCATTTAAGCTTGCTTGCTCATATCAGCTACCTTCTTTCACAAAAAGAAATTCAACAAGCTTTGGAAGTGCGGCTTCCGTATCGCGAATTAATGTCTCTCATTGAAAAGATTGAGGAACAACGAAAGCGATGA
- a CDS encoding MerR family transcriptional regulator has product MYKIGKIAEQVGVTPRTLRYYEQLGLITPSSVSTTGYRYYDDNALAILVRIRNLKHVGLSLDEIKEVIGLYFAQHKPLEAKEKTLSYLQTHLNEINSKIKMLQKAKLEMLDQIQLTQQRMSQLDVKGQKNGGSKN; this is encoded by the coding sequence GTGTATAAAATTGGTAAAATTGCTGAACAGGTTGGCGTTACGCCACGAACGCTTCGTTATTATGAGCAGCTTGGACTCATCACGCCCTCCTCGGTAAGCACCACCGGATATCGATATTACGATGATAATGCTCTTGCCATCCTTGTTCGAATCCGAAATCTTAAACACGTTGGCCTTTCGTTGGATGAAATAAAAGAAGTGATTGGTCTTTATTTTGCACAACATAAACCGTTGGAAGCGAAAGAAAAGACCCTTTCCTATTTACAAACCCATTTGAACGAAATAAACTCAAAAATCAAAATGCTTCAAAAAGCAAAACTAGAAATGTTGGACCAAATACAATTAACGCAGCAACGAATGTCTCAATTAGATGTGAAAGGTCAAAAAAACGGTGGATCTAAAAATTAA